One Georgenia wutianyii DNA segment encodes these proteins:
- a CDS encoding GTPase family protein yields the protein MTTDLRRRDGGPSRHVRGRSPILDVVVDLHEDVAAARFPLDLPGAPELTELRDRIETQIGAHLLPRLKREAGPAVVVLGGSTGAGKSTLVNSVVGREVTQAGVIRPTTTEPLLVVSEEDTWLVAEHPIARLADVVADDRVPAGLALLDAPDLDSVLEGNRALANLLLETADLWLFVTTAARYGDAVPWRVLRQAQERGITVAVVLNRVPRRVLAEVRGDLMRRMTDLGMGEAPLFVVPDVGPHEGLLPEEVVEPVRTWLTLLGGRNTARGVVRRTTQGVWGTLREELLRLADGITAQAMAAGALRSCAEQAVAGAGDALVARLRAGAAAQGAPTTRWLAAASTGGVLAPLTGDVSRVRRGWRGGGLRARTEAAEALGAEVRRSLVTLTAAAATSAAAELDRAWSERGGAALLEHDPAWAAGRDTRAEEAVAAWAARSDALAAELIGADPRVLTAAGLSGLLQAAAAGLDGAARATRAVAPGQDAVARVTADLHETARAVVGEEAGPALDRLAALGLRSDAGAGLRLRASELKGHR from the coding sequence GTGACCACCGACCTCCGACGACGCGACGGCGGGCCGAGCCGTCACGTCCGGGGCAGGTCGCCGATCCTCGACGTCGTCGTCGACCTGCACGAGGACGTCGCCGCCGCCCGCTTCCCCCTCGACCTGCCCGGCGCCCCGGAGCTCACCGAGCTGCGGGACCGGATCGAGACGCAGATCGGTGCCCACCTGCTGCCGCGCCTCAAGCGCGAGGCCGGGCCCGCCGTCGTCGTCCTCGGCGGCTCGACCGGCGCGGGCAAGTCGACGCTCGTCAACTCCGTCGTCGGCCGGGAGGTCACCCAGGCCGGCGTCATCCGCCCGACGACCACCGAGCCCCTCCTCGTCGTGAGCGAGGAGGACACCTGGCTCGTCGCCGAGCACCCGATCGCCCGCCTCGCCGACGTCGTCGCCGACGACCGCGTGCCCGCCGGCCTCGCGCTGCTCGACGCCCCCGACCTCGACTCCGTCCTCGAGGGCAACCGCGCGCTGGCCAACCTCCTGCTCGAGACCGCCGACCTCTGGCTCTTCGTCACCACCGCCGCGCGCTACGGCGACGCCGTGCCGTGGCGGGTGCTGCGCCAGGCGCAGGAGCGGGGGATCACCGTCGCCGTCGTCCTCAACCGGGTCCCGCGCCGCGTGCTCGCCGAGGTGCGCGGCGACCTCATGCGCCGGATGACCGACCTCGGGATGGGGGAGGCGCCGCTGTTCGTCGTCCCCGACGTCGGCCCCCACGAGGGCCTGCTGCCCGAGGAGGTCGTCGAGCCCGTGCGCACGTGGCTCACCCTCCTCGGCGGGCGAAACACCGCGCGCGGCGTCGTCCGTCGCACCACCCAGGGCGTGTGGGGGACGCTGCGCGAGGAGCTGCTGCGCCTCGCCGACGGCATCACCGCCCAGGCGATGGCCGCCGGCGCGCTGCGCTCGTGCGCCGAGCAGGCGGTGGCCGGCGCGGGTGACGCGCTCGTCGCCCGGCTGCGCGCCGGCGCGGCCGCCCAGGGCGCCCCGACCACCCGCTGGCTCGCGGCGGCGAGCACCGGCGGGGTCCTCGCCCCGCTCACCGGGGACGTCTCCCGCGTGCGCCGCGGCTGGCGCGGGGGCGGGCTGCGGGCCCGCACCGAGGCCGCCGAGGCCCTCGGCGCCGAGGTGCGCCGCTCGCTCGTCACGCTCACCGCCGCCGCCGCCACGAGCGCCGCGGCCGAGCTGGACCGCGCCTGGTCCGAGCGTGGTGGCGCCGCGCTCCTCGAGCACGACCCCGCGTGGGCCGCCGGCCGCGACACGCGCGCCGAGGAGGCCGTGGCCGCGTGGGCCGCGCGCAGCGACGCGCTCGCCGCCGAGCTCATCGGCGCCGACCCCCGTGTCCTCACCGCCGCCGGCCTCAGCGGGCTGCTCCAGGCCGCCGCCGCGGGCCTGGACGGTGCCGCCCGAGCCACGCGCGCCGTCGCGCCTGGGCAGGACGCCGTCGCGCGCGTGACCGCCGACCTGCACGAGACCGCGCGCGCCGTCGTCGGCGAGGAGGCGGGCCCCGCGCTCGACCGGCTCGCCGCGCTCGGGCTGCGCAGCGACGCCGGGGCCGGCCTGCGCCTGCGGGCCAGTGAGCTGAAGGGGCACCGATGA
- a CDS encoding GTPase, whose protein sequence is MSQTATRRHGAHVAPVTDDDARLTARVQVIAEALEIAGDQVDPALVEASLADIARVEERLRLGVGWTVAALVGGTGSGKSSLFNAISGLSFADVGAIRPTTDRAAACVWGGQATELLDFLSVGPHRRIERESMLDADHERALHGLVLLDMPDHDSVAEAHAGQVDRLLPLVDLLVWVVDPQKYADNALHARYLRGLADRQAAMLVLVNQVDTIPRAAVPRVVDSVRSLLRADGLDDVEVLTTSASTGEGVDDVREVLARTVAGHSAAARTAEAEVEAVARRLAVAVGPGEPPAGEAQVAAVTDELTRAAGTDAVAESLRSAATRVRPSAPARPELPAAGTVEAVRGRWLASVTDGLPARWRQAVESDVSPSKDLRAAVGKAVESVPLPEARQPGAIALHLAGLVLAVLGVVGLVLGLTGVLGTDLPGGLLLGVGGGLVALGVGAVVGSRLWRGSHGERVAAGYREDVTARVRDVVRTALAKPTSSVLARHRTLREAVAGTAPQRG, encoded by the coding sequence ATGAGCCAGACCGCCACCCGCCGGCACGGCGCGCACGTCGCGCCCGTCACCGACGACGACGCCCGCCTCACCGCGCGCGTCCAGGTGATCGCCGAGGCGCTGGAGATCGCCGGGGACCAGGTCGACCCTGCTCTCGTCGAGGCGTCCCTCGCGGACATCGCCCGGGTGGAGGAGCGGCTGCGGCTCGGGGTGGGCTGGACCGTCGCGGCGCTCGTCGGGGGCACCGGCTCGGGCAAGTCCTCCCTGTTCAACGCGATCTCCGGGCTGAGCTTCGCCGACGTCGGGGCCATCCGCCCGACCACCGACCGCGCCGCCGCGTGCGTGTGGGGCGGGCAGGCCACCGAGCTCCTCGACTTCCTCTCCGTCGGGCCCCACCGGCGCATCGAGCGCGAGAGCATGCTCGACGCCGACCACGAGCGCGCGCTGCACGGGCTCGTCCTCCTCGACATGCCCGACCACGACTCCGTCGCCGAGGCGCACGCCGGCCAGGTCGACCGGCTGCTCCCGCTCGTCGACCTCCTCGTCTGGGTCGTCGACCCGCAGAAGTACGCCGACAACGCGCTGCACGCCCGCTACCTGCGCGGGCTCGCCGACCGGCAGGCCGCGATGCTCGTCCTCGTCAACCAGGTCGACACGATCCCGCGGGCGGCCGTGCCACGCGTCGTCGACTCCGTGCGCAGCCTCCTGCGCGCCGACGGCCTGGACGACGTCGAGGTCCTCACCACCTCGGCGAGCACCGGGGAGGGCGTCGACGACGTCCGCGAGGTGCTGGCCCGGACCGTGGCTGGCCACTCCGCCGCCGCGCGCACGGCCGAGGCGGAGGTCGAGGCGGTCGCGCGCCGCCTCGCCGTCGCCGTCGGCCCGGGTGAGCCGCCGGCCGGTGAGGCGCAGGTGGCGGCCGTGACCGACGAGCTCACCCGGGCCGCCGGGACCGACGCCGTCGCCGAGTCGCTGCGCTCGGCCGCCACCCGGGTACGGCCCAGCGCCCCGGCCCGGCCCGAGCTGCCCGCTGCGGGCACGGTCGAGGCCGTGCGCGGCCGCTGGCTCGCGTCCGTGACCGACGGACTGCCGGCCCGCTGGCGTCAGGCGGTGGAGAGCGATGTCTCCCCGAGCAAGGACCTGCGCGCGGCGGTGGGGAAGGCGGTCGAGAGCGTGCCGCTGCCCGAGGCGCGGCAGCCCGGGGCGATCGCGCTGCACCTCGCCGGCCTGGTGCTCGCCGTCCTCGGCGTCGTCGGGCTCGTGCTCGGCCTCACGGGGGTGCTCGGCACGGACCTGCCCGGCGGGCTGCTGCTCGGCGTGGGCGGTGGGCTGGTCGCGCTCGGCGTGGGCGCCGTCGTCGGCTCCCGGCTCTGGCGTGGCTCCCACGGTGAGCGGGTGGCGGCCGGGTACCGCGAGGACGTGACCGCGCGGGTGCGGGACGTCGTGCGCACCGCGCTCGCCAAGCCGACGAGCTCCGTGCTCGCGCGGCACCGCACGTTGCGCGAGGCCGTCGCGGGGACTGCCCCACAGCGCGGCTGA
- a CDS encoding SulP family inorganic anion transporter → MPSPLADRRRRAERAHDVTSVRAALRDPRRLRTEVLAGLVVALALIPEAISFSIIAGVDPRVGLFASFTMAVSIAFLGGRPAMISAATGAVALVIAPVMREHGMDYLIATVILAGLVQVLMAVLGVARLVRFVPRSVMVGFVNALAILVLLAQLPYLTDVTWHVYAMVAVGVALIALLPRLTTAVPAPLVAIVVLTTASVVLGLDVPDVADQGELPDSLPSLFLPDVPLTLETLRIIGPFAVGMALVGLMESLMTAKLVDDVTDTHSDKTREAWGQGAANVVTGFLGGMGGCAMIGQTMINTKVSGARTRISTFLAGVFLLVLVVGFGEPIGRIPMAALVAVMVMVCVATFDWHSVRPATLRRMPLSETAVMLATVVVTVATENLAYGVVTGVLVAALMFVRRVAHVTEVVEVAHPDEDTRVYAVVGELLWASSNDLVYQFDYSGDPQNVVIDLSRSHIWDASTVAALDAITTKYAARGKNVTIIGLDEASAARHARLAGHLGG, encoded by the coding sequence GTGCCCTCACCTCTCGCCGACCGCCGGCGCCGCGCCGAGCGCGCCCACGACGTCACCTCGGTGCGGGCGGCGCTGCGCGACCCGCGCCGGCTGCGCACCGAGGTGCTCGCCGGGCTCGTCGTCGCGCTCGCGCTCATCCCCGAGGCGATCTCGTTCTCGATCATCGCCGGCGTGGACCCGCGGGTGGGCCTGTTTGCCTCCTTCACGATGGCCGTGTCCATCGCCTTCCTCGGCGGCCGCCCGGCGATGATCTCCGCGGCGACGGGCGCGGTCGCGCTCGTCATCGCCCCGGTGATGCGCGAGCACGGCATGGACTACCTCATCGCCACCGTCATCCTCGCCGGGCTCGTCCAGGTGCTGATGGCGGTGCTCGGCGTGGCCCGGCTCGTGCGGTTCGTCCCGCGCAGCGTCATGGTCGGCTTCGTCAACGCGCTGGCGATCCTCGTGCTGCTCGCCCAGCTGCCCTACCTCACCGACGTCACGTGGCACGTGTACGCCATGGTCGCGGTCGGCGTCGCGCTCATCGCGCTGCTCCCCCGGCTCACCACGGCCGTGCCGGCCCCGCTCGTCGCGATCGTCGTCCTCACGACGGCGAGCGTCGTCCTCGGGCTCGACGTGCCCGATGTCGCCGACCAGGGCGAGCTCCCCGACTCGCTGCCCTCGCTGTTCCTGCCCGACGTCCCGCTCACGCTCGAGACGCTGCGGATCATCGGCCCGTTCGCCGTCGGGATGGCGCTCGTGGGGCTCATGGAGTCCCTCATGACGGCCAAGCTCGTCGACGACGTCACCGACACCCACTCCGACAAGACCCGTGAGGCGTGGGGCCAGGGCGCCGCCAACGTCGTCACCGGGTTCCTCGGCGGGATGGGCGGCTGCGCGATGATCGGCCAGACGATGATCAACACGAAGGTCTCCGGCGCACGCACCCGGATCTCCACCTTCCTCGCCGGGGTCTTCCTCCTCGTCCTCGTCGTCGGCTTCGGGGAGCCGATCGGCCGCATCCCGATGGCCGCGCTCGTCGCCGTCATGGTCATGGTCTGCGTCGCGACCTTCGACTGGCACTCGGTACGGCCCGCGACGCTGCGCCGCATGCCGCTCAGCGAGACGGCGGTCATGCTCGCGACCGTCGTCGTCACCGTCGCCACGGAGAACCTCGCCTACGGCGTCGTCACCGGCGTGCTCGTCGCGGCCCTCATGTTCGTGCGCCGCGTCGCGCACGTCACCGAGGTCGTCGAGGTCGCCCACCCCGACGAGGACACCCGGGTCTACGCCGTCGTCGGGGAGCTGCTGTGGGCCTCGTCCAACGACCTCGTGTACCAGTTCGACTACAGCGGGGACCCGCAGAACGTCGTCATCGACCTGTCCCGCTCGCACATCTGGGACGCCTCGACGGTCGCGGCGCTCGACGCGATCACGACGAAGTACGCCGCCCGCGGCAAGAACGTGACGATCATCGGTCTCGACGAGGCGAGCGCCGCGCGTCACGCCCGCCTCGCGGGGCACCTCGGCGGGTAG
- a CDS encoding single-stranded DNA-binding protein — protein MSDTNQITVRGRVGTEPDITITPSGRQVTKFRLGSTRGYRDTAGEWRDHPTEWFTVKVWGGASDAVSQSLHRGMPVVVQGVLSTEEWISGDDRNQHTNVITATTVAVEVRYGLVTFNKVTRIGPPEAVPAVVDGPPAEEPPGLADPEEEGASPEEAAELAVERDEWARAEV, from the coding sequence ATGAGCGACACCAACCAGATCACCGTGCGCGGCAGGGTCGGCACCGAGCCCGACATCACCATCACCCCCAGCGGCAGGCAGGTGACCAAGTTCCGGCTCGGTTCCACCCGCGGCTACCGCGACACCGCGGGGGAGTGGCGCGACCACCCCACGGAGTGGTTCACCGTCAAGGTGTGGGGCGGAGCGAGCGACGCGGTGAGCCAGTCCCTCCACCGCGGCATGCCGGTCGTCGTCCAGGGCGTGCTCAGCACGGAGGAGTGGATCTCCGGGGACGACCGCAACCAGCACACCAACGTCATCACGGCCACCACCGTCGCCGTCGAGGTGAGGTACGGGCTCGTCACCTTCAACAAGGTCACCCGCATCGGGCCCCCGGAGGCCGTCCCCGCCGTCGTCGACGGCCCGCCGGCCGAGGAGCCGCCCGGGCTCGCGGACCCCGAGGAGGAGGGGGCGTCGCCGGAGGAGGCCGCGGAGCTCGCCGTCGAGCGGGACGAGTGGGCCAGGGCCGAGGTGTAG
- a CDS encoding glycoside hydrolase family 15 protein — translation MTTRRRLLLAALAGAVAVVSWGVPAAAVPAHESQPEHTDALFSLRGEDHAAAQTFIPSGASLGAVGAWVVSRSSGGQLTASVRTDVADQTTEVAAASVDLGPGEGWLELDLGGAPVVPGEEYAVVLQAHGTDDAVEWWGTRTGDPGEPASWNYDRAHWGGWARYGAGAAADFGGWRLAFYVGEPGRCAADNSCWRHLPAQTLGVQPAGLVGTEGRPYALTAFEVAGARYLPGSSVLELADGSWLHLPGAAADPAVVPAGSPEALAQVEESRAWLAAGTVPGRTSAEREMAERALLDMRLLLQDNGAVAAAWHTIWKYSWPRDSAFTAVAFARAGFTEEAYRILRYNAETQRADGTWEARTLLDGSGPPDARPWQLDANGWLPWATWQYLQVASPAEREEALAELYPMVRAAADHAAASLDENGIPPARPDYWESAYPAPNLGTAAPLLAGLRAAGAIAEQAGQGLDAARWFRAADRLAIGIELSFGSIGYQRTILDGSGKDSAVAWLAPPFNAMTEEVRAELDTTWDVIVQDTGGVQPGERWGDDMTWTPETMFFALAWATDGQRAKADALVEWMDDHRTAVGAFPEKVDPQGRPAAVSTLGWTASLTVLTLAALDEPLPVPPTAPSTDTLGAATEGAAPPLTVEAPGSAMAWLALAAFLALAALTLRHHKTRRR, via the coding sequence GTGACGACGCGTCGACGACTGCTCCTCGCCGCACTCGCCGGCGCCGTCGCCGTCGTGTCGTGGGGCGTGCCGGCGGCTGCCGTCCCGGCCCACGAGTCCCAGCCGGAGCACACCGACGCGCTCTTCTCCCTGCGCGGTGAGGACCACGCCGCCGCGCAGACGTTCATCCCCTCCGGCGCCTCGCTGGGGGCGGTGGGCGCGTGGGTGGTCAGCCGCTCGAGCGGCGGGCAGCTCACCGCGTCGGTCCGCACCGACGTCGCCGACCAGACGACGGAGGTGGCCGCCGCGTCGGTGGACCTCGGGCCGGGCGAGGGCTGGCTCGAGCTCGACCTCGGCGGAGCGCCCGTCGTCCCCGGCGAGGAGTACGCCGTTGTCCTCCAGGCGCACGGGACCGACGACGCCGTCGAGTGGTGGGGCACCCGCACCGGCGACCCGGGCGAGCCGGCGAGCTGGAACTACGACCGTGCGCACTGGGGCGGCTGGGCGCGGTACGGCGCCGGGGCCGCGGCGGACTTCGGCGGCTGGCGCCTGGCGTTCTACGTCGGGGAGCCCGGGCGCTGCGCGGCGGACAACTCGTGCTGGCGCCACCTGCCCGCGCAGACGCTCGGTGTCCAGCCCGCCGGACTCGTCGGCACCGAGGGCCGACCGTACGCCCTCACCGCCTTCGAGGTCGCCGGGGCCCGGTACCTGCCCGGCTCGAGCGTCCTGGAGCTCGCCGACGGGAGCTGGCTCCACCTGCCCGGTGCGGCCGCAGACCCGGCCGTCGTGCCCGCCGGGAGCCCGGAGGCGCTGGCGCAGGTCGAGGAGAGCCGGGCGTGGCTGGCTGCCGGGACGGTCCCGGGACGGACCTCGGCGGAACGGGAGATGGCCGAGCGGGCGCTGCTCGACATGCGCCTGCTGCTCCAGGACAACGGCGCGGTCGCCGCCGCCTGGCACACGATCTGGAAGTACTCGTGGCCGCGCGACTCGGCCTTCACCGCCGTCGCCTTCGCCCGCGCGGGCTTCACCGAGGAGGCCTACCGGATCCTGCGGTACAACGCCGAGACCCAGCGGGCCGACGGCACGTGGGAGGCACGCACGCTGCTCGACGGGTCCGGCCCGCCCGACGCCCGCCCGTGGCAGCTGGACGCCAACGGCTGGCTGCCGTGGGCGACCTGGCAGTACCTCCAGGTGGCCTCGCCGGCCGAGCGCGAGGAGGCGCTGGCCGAGCTCTACCCGATGGTCCGGGCCGCCGCGGACCACGCCGCCGCGAGCCTCGACGAGAACGGCATCCCACCCGCCCGGCCCGACTACTGGGAGAGTGCCTACCCGGCGCCCAACCTCGGCACCGCGGCGCCGCTGCTCGCCGGCCTGCGCGCCGCGGGGGCGATCGCCGAGCAGGCCGGGCAGGGCCTCGACGCGGCCCGCTGGTTCCGGGCGGCGGACCGCCTCGCGATCGGCATCGAGCTGTCCTTCGGATCCATCGGCTACCAGCGCACGATCCTCGACGGCAGCGGCAAGGACTCCGCGGTCGCCTGGCTCGCACCGCCGTTCAACGCGATGACTGAGGAGGTGCGCGCCGAGCTCGACACGACGTGGGACGTCATCGTCCAGGACACCGGCGGGGTGCAACCCGGGGAGCGGTGGGGCGACGACATGACGTGGACCCCGGAGACGATGTTCTTCGCCCTCGCCTGGGCCACCGACGGGCAGCGGGCCAAGGCCGACGCGCTCGTCGAGTGGATGGACGACCACCGCACCGCCGTCGGCGCATTCCCGGAGAAGGTCGACCCGCAGGGCCGGCCCGCGGCCGTGTCGACGCTGGGGTGGACGGCCTCGCTCACCGTGCTCACCCTCGCCGCGCTCGACGAACCGCTGCCGGTCCCGCCGACCGCGCCGTCGACCGACACCCTGGGTGCCGCGACCGAGGGCGCCGCACCGCCCCTCACCGTCGAGGCGCCCGGCTCGGCGATGGCGTGGCTGGCTCTCGCCGCCTTCCTCGCCCTCGCCGCCCTCACCCTGCGCCACCACAAGACCCGCCGCCGGTAA
- a CDS encoding MFS transporter: MAHAPTTTAADGAGRRAPGVVSIGQHRREAVTLSSPDVDDVPDPRRWRILAVLLVAIFMSLVSVSIINVVLPSVQRGLGASDSDLQWVLTGYALTFGVVLVGAGRAGDLLGRGPLFIAGVVLFTLSSVWGGLAPDPLSLNLSRVVQGLGSGLLNPQAVGMIQQYFRGPERGRAYGALGSVIGVSVAVGPVLGGLIIQLAGEADGWRWTFLVNVPVGVLAVVLALRWFPRPMRVPRAARTGSHDLDPVGTVLLALAVLALLLPFVERGLGPWGWLLLPGGAALLALWVAWELHYRRRGRAPMVDLSLFRLRSFSVGTVIAGLYFLGVTSVWVIVALYVQNGLGRSALEAGLVGLPAALVSAVTSNWAGRHVGARGRRIVVAGLVSAMVGLLLSVLVVQLVAADRASVWWMLLTLAFVGAAQGMVITPNQTITLGQVPLEYSGAAGGVLQTAQRIGTAMGLAVITAVAFAVLEESTWAVAVTAGFLAVTGALAVTLAVAVLDLRGARRGR, translated from the coding sequence ATGGCCCATGCTCCCACCACCACCGCGGCGGACGGTGCGGGGCGCCGCGCGCCGGGTGTCGTTAGCATCGGGCAGCATCGACGAGAGGCGGTCACCCTGAGCTCCCCCGACGTGGACGACGTCCCGGACCCGCGCCGCTGGCGCATCCTCGCGGTCCTGCTCGTCGCCATCTTCATGTCGCTCGTCAGCGTGAGCATCATCAACGTCGTCCTCCCCTCGGTGCAGCGCGGCCTGGGCGCCTCGGACTCCGACCTCCAGTGGGTCCTCACCGGCTACGCCCTCACCTTCGGCGTCGTCCTCGTCGGGGCGGGCCGGGCTGGTGACCTCCTCGGGCGCGGGCCGCTGTTCATCGCCGGCGTCGTCCTGTTCACCCTCTCCTCGGTGTGGGGCGGCCTCGCACCCGACCCGCTGAGCCTCAACCTCTCCCGGGTGGTCCAGGGGCTGGGCTCGGGCCTGCTCAACCCGCAGGCCGTGGGGATGATCCAGCAGTACTTCCGGGGCCCCGAGCGCGGCCGCGCCTACGGTGCGCTGGGCAGCGTCATCGGCGTCTCGGTGGCCGTCGGGCCGGTGCTCGGCGGGCTCATCATCCAGCTCGCCGGCGAGGCGGACGGGTGGCGCTGGACGTTCCTCGTCAACGTGCCCGTGGGCGTCCTCGCCGTCGTCCTCGCGCTGCGCTGGTTCCCGCGTCCGATGCGTGTGCCGCGTGCCGCGCGGACCGGCTCCCACGACCTCGACCCCGTCGGCACGGTGCTCCTCGCCCTCGCGGTCCTCGCCCTGCTCCTGCCGTTCGTCGAGCGTGGCCTCGGCCCGTGGGGGTGGCTGCTGCTGCCCGGCGGGGCCGCCCTCCTCGCGCTGTGGGTGGCCTGGGAGCTGCACTACCGGCGGCGCGGGCGCGCCCCCATGGTGGACCTCTCGCTCTTCCGGCTGCGCAGCTTCTCCGTCGGCACCGTCATCGCCGGGCTCTACTTCCTCGGCGTCACGAGCGTGTGGGTGATCGTCGCGCTCTACGTGCAGAACGGCCTGGGCCGCAGCGCGCTGGAGGCCGGGCTCGTCGGGCTGCCCGCCGCGCTCGTCTCGGCCGTCACCTCGAACTGGGCGGGCCGGCACGTCGGCGCTCGCGGGCGGCGCATCGTCGTCGCCGGGCTGGTGAGCGCGATGGTCGGGCTGCTGCTCAGCGTGCTCGTCGTCCAGCTCGTCGCCGCGGACCGCGCGAGCGTGTGGTGGATGCTCCTCACCCTCGCCTTCGTCGGGGCCGCGCAGGGCATGGTCATCACCCCGAACCAGACGATCACGCTCGGGCAGGTGCCGCTGGAGTACTCCGGTGCGGCGGGCGGCGTCCTGCAGACCGCCCAGCGCATCGGCACGGCGATGGGGCTGGCGGTCATCACCGCCGTGGCCTTCGCCGTGCTCGAGGAGTCGACCTGGGCGGTGGCGGTGACCGCCGGGTTCCTCGCGGTCACCGGGGCGCTGGCGGTCACCCTCGCCGTCGCCGTCCTCGACCTGCGCGGCGCGCGCCGCGGGCGCTGA
- a CDS encoding acyl-CoA thioesterase, translated as MTRLTVPVRLRWSDIDGYGHVNNAAVLTLLEEARIAVFWAGADDDAGAGGRILASGPGADTATFIAHQEIEYAAPLEYSTTPLQVELWLARMGGASLDVCYEVPGAQGVAVRAMTTLVLVDPATGRPRRITAEERAAWAHLVEEPVRFRRSLSR; from the coding sequence ATGACGCGGCTGACCGTCCCCGTCAGGCTCCGCTGGTCGGACATCGACGGGTACGGGCACGTCAACAACGCCGCGGTGCTCACCCTCCTCGAGGAGGCGCGCATCGCGGTGTTCTGGGCGGGCGCGGACGACGACGCCGGTGCCGGAGGCAGGATCCTCGCCTCCGGCCCCGGCGCGGACACCGCGACGTTCATCGCCCACCAGGAGATCGAGTACGCCGCGCCGCTGGAGTACTCGACCACGCCGCTCCAGGTGGAGCTCTGGCTCGCCCGCATGGGCGGGGCGAGCCTCGACGTCTGCTACGAGGTGCCGGGCGCGCAGGGCGTCGCCGTGCGCGCGATGACGACGCTCGTCCTCGTCGACCCGGCCACCGGCCGCCCGCGCCGCATCACCGCGGAGGAGCGGGCCGCCTGGGCCCACCTCGTCGAGGAGCCCGTCCGCTTCCGCCGCTCCCTCTCCCGCTGA
- the ettA gene encoding energy-dependent translational throttle protein EttA, with amino-acid sequence MAEYIYSMVRARKAHGDKVILDDVSMSFLPGAKIGMVGPNGAGKSTILKIMAGLEQPSNGEARLSPGYTVGILLQEPPLDESKTVLENVQDGVAEIKGKLDRFNQIGEEMASPDADFDALMEEMGKLQTEIDAANAWDLDSQLEQAMDALRLPPGDADVSVLSGGERRRVALCKLLLEAPDLLLLDEPTNHLDAESVQWLEQHLSKYPGAVIAITHDRYFLDHVAEWIAEVDRGRLYPYEGNYSTYLEKKAARLQVQGKKDAKLQKRLKEELEWVRSSAKGRQAKSKARLARYEEMAAEAERTRKLDFEEIQIPPGPRLGSVVIEAKDLEKGFGDRKLIDGLSFSLPPNGIVGVIGPNGVGKTTLFKTIVGLEPLDAGDLKIGETVKISYVDQSRGGLDPKKTLWEVVSDGLDFIQVGNVEIPSRAYVSQFGFKGADQQKPAGVLSGGERNRLNLALTLKQGGNLLLLDEPTNDLDVETLGSLENALLDFPGCAVVVSHDRWFLDRVATHILAWEGTDENPASWYWFEGNFASYEENKVERLGPDAARPHRMTYRKLTRG; translated from the coding sequence GTGGCCGAGTACATCTACTCGATGGTCAGGGCGCGCAAGGCACACGGCGACAAGGTCATCCTCGACGACGTCTCCATGTCCTTCCTTCCCGGCGCGAAGATCGGCATGGTCGGTCCCAACGGTGCCGGTAAGTCGACCATCCTCAAGATCATGGCCGGGCTCGAGCAGCCCTCCAACGGTGAGGCGCGGCTGAGCCCCGGCTACACCGTCGGCATCCTCCTCCAGGAGCCCCCGCTCGACGAGTCCAAGACGGTCCTGGAGAACGTCCAGGACGGCGTCGCGGAGATCAAGGGCAAGCTCGACCGGTTCAACCAGATCGGCGAGGAGATGGCGAGCCCCGACGCCGACTTCGACGCACTCATGGAGGAGATGGGCAAGCTCCAGACGGAGATCGACGCCGCGAACGCGTGGGACCTCGACTCCCAGCTCGAGCAGGCGATGGACGCCCTGCGCCTGCCCCCGGGCGACGCCGACGTCTCGGTCCTCTCCGGTGGTGAGCGCCGCCGCGTCGCGCTGTGCAAGCTCCTCCTCGAGGCGCCGGACCTCCTGCTCCTCGACGAGCCCACCAACCACCTCGACGCCGAGTCCGTCCAGTGGCTCGAGCAGCACCTGTCCAAGTACCCCGGCGCCGTCATCGCCATCACCCACGACCGGTACTTCCTCGACCACGTCGCCGAGTGGATCGCCGAGGTCGACCGCGGCCGCCTCTACCCCTACGAGGGCAACTACTCCACCTACCTGGAGAAGAAGGCCGCCCGTCTGCAGGTCCAGGGCAAGAAGGACGCCAAGCTCCAGAAGCGCCTCAAGGAGGAGCTGGAGTGGGTGCGGTCCTCGGCCAAGGGCCGCCAGGCCAAGTCCAAGGCCCGCCTCGCCCGCTACGAGGAGATGGCCGCCGAGGCAGAGCGCACCCGCAAGCTCGACTTCGAGGAGATCCAGATCCCGCCGGGCCCGCGCCTGGGGTCGGTCGTCATCGAGGCGAAGGACCTGGAGAAGGGCTTCGGGGACCGCAAGCTCATCGACGGCCTGTCCTTCTCCCTGCCGCCCAACGGCATCGTCGGCGTCATCGGCCCCAACGGCGTCGGCAAGACGACGCTGTTCAAGACGATCGTCGGCCTCGAGCCGCTCGACGCCGGTGACCTCAAGATCGGCGAGACGGTCAAGATCTCCTACGTCGACCAGAGCCGCGGCGGCCTGGACCCCAAGAAGACGCTGTGGGAGGTCGTCTCCGACGGCCTGGACTTCATCCAGGTCGGCAACGTCGAGATCCCCTCGCGCGCCTACGTCTCCCAGTTCGGCTTCAAGGGCGCCGACCAGCAGAAGCCGGCCGGGGTGCTCTCCGGCGGTGAGCGCAACCGCCTCAACCTCGCGCTCACCCTCAAGCAGGGCGGCAACCTGCTCCTGCTCGACGAGCCGACCAACGACCTCGACGTCGAGACCCTCGGCTCGCTGGAGAACGCGCTGCTCGACTTCCCGGGCTGCGCCGTCGTCGTCTCGCACGACCGCTGGTTCCTCGACCGCGTGGCCACCCACATCCTCGCGTGGGAGGGCACCGACGAGAACCCGGCGAGCTGGTACTGGTTCGAGGGCAACTTCGCCTCCTACGAGGAGAACAAGGTCGAGCGGCTCGGTCCCGACGCGGCGCGCCCGCACCGGATGACCTACCGCAAGCTCACCCGCGGCTGA